From the Brevibacillus choshinensis genome, one window contains:
- a CDS encoding ABC transporter substrate-binding protein, with amino-acid sequence MKPMQKWSKTVAALLLTAGLAACGNQSGAEPTAPDTNQANAPTELTVALDWYPNAVHSFLYAAEEQGYFQAENLKVNLQMPSDSNDPLKMVAAGKVDLAISYQTQVVQARSEGIPVVSVGALVRHPLNVIMTRQDSGIDTPQKLAGKNVGYPSVPLDESIVRNVVKHAGGDDSGISFTDIGFDIVPALTGKKVDAVVGGYKNHEQLILEKNGIPVNVFAATDFGVPDYYELVMTTSDDTLGKKQQAIEAFMRAATKGQQYVKDNKDKALELLLSKQANEFPLEKDIETKSLDILIPLMDAGDKPFGSQTTESWQTLIDWMKKEKLITQDVKADEVMRGLVK; translated from the coding sequence ATGAAACCAATGCAAAAATGGAGCAAAACCGTGGCGGCGCTACTATTGACAGCAGGACTTGCCGCTTGCGGGAACCAATCGGGAGCGGAACCGACAGCACCAGATACGAATCAAGCGAATGCACCTACAGAATTGACAGTGGCTCTGGACTGGTATCCAAACGCCGTTCACTCCTTTTTGTACGCTGCAGAGGAGCAAGGCTACTTTCAAGCGGAAAATCTGAAGGTTAACCTGCAAATGCCTTCGGACAGTAACGATCCGTTGAAAATGGTAGCAGCAGGAAAAGTAGACTTGGCGATCAGCTATCAAACGCAGGTCGTACAAGCTCGTTCCGAAGGGATTCCTGTTGTATCGGTAGGGGCTTTGGTTCGCCATCCGCTCAACGTCATCATGACCAGACAGGATAGTGGCATTGATACACCACAAAAGCTTGCAGGCAAAAACGTAGGATACCCATCTGTGCCGTTGGATGAGTCTATCGTTCGAAATGTAGTTAAACATGCGGGCGGAGATGACTCAGGCATTTCTTTTACCGACATCGGCTTTGACATCGTTCCTGCTCTGACAGGCAAAAAGGTCGATGCGGTCGTAGGTGGTTACAAAAACCACGAGCAGTTGATTCTTGAGAAAAACGGTATTCCTGTCAACGTATTTGCAGCTACTGATTTTGGAGTACCGGATTACTACGAGTTGGTCATGACGACAAGTGACGATACGTTGGGTAAAAAACAGCAGGCCATCGAAGCATTCATGCGCGCAGCTACGAAAGGTCAGCAATACGTGAAAGACAATAAAGATAAAGCGCTGGAGTTGCTGTTGAGCAAACAGGCGAACGAATTCCCGCTGGAAAAAGACATCGAGACAAAGAGTCTGGACATCTTGATTCCACTGATGGACGCAGGGGATAAACCGTTTGGCAGCCAAACGACTGAATCCTGGCAGACGCTGATCGATTGGATGAAAAAAGAAAAGCTGATCACGCAGGATGTCAAAGCGGATGAAGTCATGCGGGGTTTGGTGAAGTAA
- a CDS encoding ABC transporter permease: MMGQWPRSVWFGISIALFLIVWEAGCRLLHVPPFILPPPSAVVVSLWDLRATLFGLHLWVTLKEVLLGLSVSILFGILLAFAMNMSRVVERLVYPYIVISQTIPIIALSPVFILWFGYDLSGKIAITILFTFFPIVVNTYDGLHSTDKEMLQLLKTMGANRVQIFTKLQLPSSLPHFFSGLKVAATYSVAGATIGEWLGASEGLGYFGRRASGNFQAPALFASVFLLSVLGMLLFWLVGRLEKHFTPHKRPRRKTSK; the protein is encoded by the coding sequence ATGATGGGTCAATGGCCAAGAAGTGTCTGGTTCGGCATCTCCATTGCGCTCTTCTTGATCGTGTGGGAAGCAGGCTGCCGGCTGCTGCACGTACCACCGTTTATCCTGCCGCCACCGAGTGCGGTCGTCGTGTCTCTATGGGATCTGCGCGCAACTCTGTTTGGACTCCATCTGTGGGTGACGCTAAAGGAAGTGTTGCTCGGACTTAGCGTTTCGATCTTGTTCGGGATTCTGCTTGCCTTTGCGATGAATATGAGCCGAGTTGTCGAGCGCTTGGTCTATCCGTATATCGTGATTTCCCAGACCATTCCGATCATCGCGCTGTCCCCTGTCTTTATCTTGTGGTTCGGGTACGACCTTTCCGGAAAAATTGCGATTACGATTCTTTTTACCTTTTTCCCGATCGTCGTAAATACCTACGATGGATTGCACTCAACCGATAAAGAAATGCTGCAGCTGCTCAAAACCATGGGTGCTAACCGTGTGCAGATCTTTACCAAGCTACAGTTGCCGTCCAGTTTGCCGCATTTTTTCAGCGGATTAAAAGTAGCTGCGACTTACAGTGTGGCGGGGGCGACAATCGGGGAGTGGCTCGGAGCGAGTGAGGGACTTGGCTATTTCGGTCGTCGTGCATCAGGGAATTTTCAGGCACCGGCTCTCTTTGCCTCGGTCTTTCTACTATCTGTACTAGGCATGCTCTTGTTCTGGTTGGTCGGGAGACTCGAGAAGCATTTCACCCCGCATAAAAGACCAAGAAGAAAAACATCGAAGTGA
- a CDS encoding AEC family transporter, whose product MDSFNSQFLSSILIIALGYFLKRCKIIKERDGEGLARIIFNITLPCLIIHTFHSITLDASLLLLVVSGFLYGILAAILAYFAFRKENRKTKGMLGMMVPGFNVGLFAYPLVQGIWGEKGLAYFGMFDIGNALVVFGVSYLIGSYYSGEDVKLDFKQVVGKVSKSIPLLTYLIIFVINLAHIPLPDMFLGITGTISKANMPLSLLLLGIYLNFSFDKRYQIHFWKVLGLRYIVGLVIGIACFLILPFEDMFKYTLLVGFILPMGVSVLAYSVEFKYDYKFVGMVSNTTILISFVLLWGISNMLL is encoded by the coding sequence ATGGACAGCTTTAATAGTCAATTTTTATCTTCCATCTTGATCATCGCACTAGGCTATTTCCTCAAACGCTGCAAGATCATCAAGGAGAGGGATGGCGAAGGGTTGGCTCGGATCATTTTCAACATTACCCTTCCCTGTTTGATCATCCATACGTTCCATAGCATAACCCTGGACGCTTCTCTCTTGTTACTGGTTGTAAGTGGTTTTCTCTACGGCATACTCGCCGCCATCCTGGCCTATTTCGCCTTCCGTAAAGAAAACCGGAAGACAAAAGGAATGCTCGGGATGATGGTTCCAGGCTTTAATGTTGGGTTGTTTGCCTACCCGCTCGTCCAGGGAATCTGGGGGGAGAAAGGCCTCGCTTACTTCGGAATGTTCGATATCGGAAACGCTCTGGTCGTTTTTGGTGTAAGTTATTTGATCGGCAGCTACTACTCCGGTGAGGATGTGAAGCTGGATTTCAAGCAAGTGGTCGGAAAGGTATCCAAGTCGATTCCGTTGCTTACCTATCTTATTATTTTCGTCATTAATCTTGCCCACATTCCGCTTCCTGACATGTTCCTCGGGATAACCGGAACGATTTCCAAAGCGAATATGCCTTTATCCTTGTTGCTGCTGGGCATTTACTTGAATTTTTCCTTCGACAAGCGCTATCAGATTCACTTCTGGAAGGTGCTCGGTCTGCGTTATATCGTAGGACTGGTCATCGGTATCGCTTGTTTCCTGATCCTGCCCTTCGAGGACATGTTCAAATACACGTTACTCGTCGGATTTATCTTGCCGATGGGCGTCTCCGTATTGGCGTACTCGGTAGAGTTTAAATACGACTACAAGTTTGTCGGTATGGTATCGAATACGACGATCCTCATCAGCTTTGTTCTGCTGTGGGGAATCTCTAATATGTTGCTGTAA
- a CDS encoding GNAT family N-acetyltransferase, whose protein sequence is MKTTVNGKEHTIEFKSITEQDKNELEEVKKLFLEYAQSLDIDLSFQDFDAEFKALPGKYGPPDGVLLVAVVDGQAAGCIALRKIGEGICEMKRLYVRDAYRGFRIGKSLITMIIEKASELKYEYMRLDTLSTMTKAQELYRSEGFYEIEPYVFNPIEGARFMELKIERI, encoded by the coding sequence ATGAAAACGACAGTGAATGGCAAGGAACATACGATTGAATTCAAATCCATTACGGAGCAAGACAAAAATGAGCTGGAAGAAGTAAAGAAGCTGTTTTTAGAGTATGCGCAATCGCTTGATATTGATCTGTCTTTTCAAGATTTTGACGCAGAATTCAAGGCTTTACCAGGAAAGTACGGGCCACCGGATGGCGTTTTACTAGTCGCCGTCGTGGATGGACAAGCTGCTGGATGTATTGCTCTTCGAAAGATTGGGGAGGGCATCTGCGAAATGAAAAGATTGTATGTTCGTGATGCATATAGAGGATTTCGCATTGGGAAAAGTCTTATCACGATGATTATTGAAAAAGCCTCAGAACTGAAATACGAGTATATGAGGCTCGATACCCTTTCAACGATGACAAAAGCACAAGAATTATATCGTTCTGAAGGTTTTTACGAAATTGAGCCATATGTGTTTAATCCGATTGAAGGGGCAAGGTTTATGGAGTTAAAGATTGAAAGGATATAA
- a CDS encoding amino acid permease: MENKELKRGLEARHIQMIALGGTIGVGLFMGSASTIKWTGPSVMLAYAIVGIFIFLIMRAMGEMLYLEPSTGSFATFGHKYIHPLAGYMTAWSNWFQWVVVGMSEIIAVGTYMKYWFPDLPAWIPGIIAMVILGSANLISVKSFGEFEFWFAMIKIVTIVLMIIAGVGLIFFGIGNGGNAIGLSNLWEHGGFFTGGWSGFFFALSLVIGAYQGVELIGITAGEAKDPRKTLTSAIQSIIWRILIFYIGAIFVIVTVYPWDQLHAIGSPFVATFAKIGITAAAGVINFVIITAAMSGCNSGIYSAGRMLYTLGVNGQAPKIFTKLSQNGVPLLGTIGVLVGLGVGVILSYIAPENLFVYVYSASVLPGMVPWFVILISQIKFRKAKGAQMANHPFKMPFAPVTNYVTIAFLLMVLVGMWINDETRISLIAGIVFLGIVVVSFYALGVSKAVPLDDQSRAE; the protein is encoded by the coding sequence GTGGAAAACAAAGAATTGAAGAGGGGCCTGGAAGCCCGTCATATCCAAATGATTGCTTTGGGCGGTACGATTGGTGTTGGGCTTTTTATGGGTTCAGCAAGCACTATTAAATGGACAGGTCCATCTGTCATGCTCGCGTATGCAATTGTAGGAATTTTTATATTTTTAATCATGCGTGCCATGGGGGAAATGTTGTACTTAGAACCAAGTACAGGTTCATTTGCGACCTTTGGTCATAAGTATATCCATCCCTTAGCAGGTTATATGACGGCGTGGAGTAACTGGTTTCAGTGGGTTGTCGTAGGGATGTCAGAAATTATTGCCGTTGGGACCTATATGAAGTACTGGTTTCCAGATTTGCCTGCATGGATACCGGGTATCATTGCCATGGTGATTCTAGGATCGGCAAACTTAATCTCTGTTAAATCATTTGGTGAATTTGAATTTTGGTTTGCCATGATAAAAATTGTGACGATCGTATTAATGATTATTGCCGGGGTTGGCCTTATTTTCTTTGGAATTGGTAACGGAGGAAACGCAATTGGATTATCTAACCTATGGGAGCATGGGGGCTTCTTTACGGGTGGTTGGTCAGGCTTTTTCTTTGCTCTATCATTAGTGATTGGGGCATATCAAGGTGTCGAGCTTATTGGGATAACTGCAGGTGAGGCAAAAGACCCTCGAAAAACGCTAACGAGTGCGATTCAAAGCATTATTTGGCGCATTTTGATCTTCTATATTGGTGCGATTTTTGTCATCGTAACCGTCTACCCTTGGGATCAACTACATGCGATCGGTAGCCCGTTCGTTGCAACTTTTGCGAAAATTGGTATTACAGCAGCTGCGGGGGTCATCAACTTTGTGATCATTACCGCTGCCATGTCTGGTTGTAACAGTGGTATTTATAGCGCAGGGCGTATGCTTTATACATTAGGGGTAAATGGACAAGCTCCAAAAATCTTCACGAAGCTGTCCCAGAATGGTGTGCCTCTACTGGGGACGATTGGCGTCCTTGTGGGTTTAGGTGTTGGCGTTATCCTGAGCTACATTGCACCAGAGAATCTATTTGTCTACGTATACAGTGCAAGTGTACTTCCTGGAATGGTTCCGTGGTTTGTGATCCTGATTAGCCAAATCAAATTCAGAAAAGCAAAAGGAGCACAGATGGCCAACCATCCATTTAAAATGCCTTTTGCACCCGTGACAAATTACGTGACGATCGCCTTTTTACTGATGGTTTTGGTTGGTATGTGGATCAATGATGAGACACGGATCTCCCTGATTGCTGGGATAGTTTTCTTAGGAATTGTTGTGGTTAGCTTTTACGCATTGGGAGTGAGTAAAGCTGTTCCACTGGATGATCAATCCCGAGCAGAATGA
- a CDS encoding M42 family metallopeptidase — protein MDNDLQLMKELTETAGPPGFEMRVQQLMKNKLTELTSTTLEDNLGGIVGQHGEAGPRILLAAHMDEVSFMVTHITKDGFLRMQPLGGWWGHVMLSQRVKVLSRKGDHTGVIGSKAPHVLSIEERKNVLEISNMFVDIGASSKEEAESFGVEVGDPIVPICPFEVMPNPKMLMAKAWDNRAGCYVTLKVLEQIQKETHANTVYCGATVQEEVGLRGAVTLSHKISPDIAFALDVGVAGDTPGMSHQEGHSKLGGGPLLGFYDSSMIPHLNLRDFVIDTAKEHNIPYQTDIMPRGGTDAGKFHLAHNGVPSMVVSVAARYIHSHVSMVSRDDLDLTVKLLVELIKKLDENTVNHIKGMNRR, from the coding sequence ATGGATAACGATCTACAATTAATGAAGGAACTAACCGAGACAGCCGGGCCCCCTGGATTCGAGATGAGGGTGCAACAACTCATGAAGAACAAGCTTACCGAATTAACTTCTACTACGCTTGAAGACAATTTGGGTGGTATTGTTGGACAACATGGAGAGGCAGGTCCGCGAATCCTCTTGGCTGCTCACATGGACGAAGTATCGTTTATGGTAACCCACATTACAAAAGATGGATTCCTCCGGATGCAACCACTCGGTGGATGGTGGGGACATGTCATGTTGTCCCAACGAGTGAAGGTGCTTTCGAGAAAAGGCGATCATACGGGAGTCATCGGATCAAAGGCTCCCCATGTCTTATCGATCGAGGAGAGAAAAAACGTATTGGAAATTAGCAATATGTTTGTGGACATCGGGGCATCTAGCAAAGAAGAAGCAGAGAGCTTCGGTGTAGAGGTGGGTGACCCGATTGTTCCGATCTGCCCGTTTGAAGTAATGCCTAACCCCAAAATGCTCATGGCAAAAGCATGGGACAATCGCGCAGGATGCTACGTAACGTTAAAGGTATTGGAACAGATCCAAAAAGAAACGCATGCCAATACGGTTTACTGCGGCGCTACCGTACAAGAGGAAGTAGGGCTTCGGGGGGCGGTTACTTTATCGCACAAGATCTCACCAGATATTGCGTTTGCTTTGGATGTCGGAGTAGCTGGTGATACACCTGGAATGAGTCACCAAGAAGGGCATTCCAAACTGGGAGGTGGGCCTCTTCTCGGATTTTATGACAGCAGTATGATCCCTCATCTAAACCTGCGTGATTTTGTCATTGATACAGCGAAGGAACATAACATTCCGTATCAGACAGATATCATGCCACGAGGAGGAACAGACGCGGGTAAGTTTCATCTCGCTCACAACGGGGTTCCTTCCATGGTAGTGAGTGTTGCTGCACGGTACATTCATAGTCATGTCTCCATGGTAAGTCGGGATGATTTAGATCTGACCGTAAAGCTGCTTGTTGAGTTAATCAAGAAATTGGACGAGAATACGGTGAATCACATCAAAGGCATGAATAGAAGATGA